The Neurospora crassa OR74A linkage group IV, whole genome shotgun sequence genome has a segment encoding these proteins:
- a CDS encoding potassium ion channel Yvc1, with translation MARFGAFSRLLGLDRPPHRHDHWWHEHRRQLLPSYRDDFYVSAIPAETVTEIALRIRHLIEECVPLELPVEKITSPTSKIITKKVIKAAKEAGGKEHRSCVVYCLLVNKRWWKHQAQVELWDADLHALRAVACEVIAKQIIETEEDTSFLLHEVLLKRYSIMIDNKPTKPSNVIEKAVDLHALRVIGSSGYQKCISYLWRGWLVQDENDPSTFVEYRDKDNTSFWSHLDPDRMRAPMYQNWTQMLISFVYLVLYTLAMNSVNPGGHLDVVEGLLYAFTLGFMCDEFAKVWKAGPAIIGFWSAFNSILYGLLTTSLVFRVIAFSHDSSDVDWRQHYNILSYNFLAESIIFFALLLVIIVGFLQAFLGLDQADDQVVEDTMFIVQSMANALMQSPDFSGFEKFNHPFGLLLYYCFTFVVMVILLNILIALYNSAYEDIYDNANDEYLGMFAQKTMQFVRAPDENVFIPPFNLIEIFLLALPLEWWMNKTTYEKINDWCMATIYSPLLLVSAFIEVKTAQEIRANRARGDGDDDSVEEWEQRMGDLDFEADGWARKVENAKSKLVKMQEGEMDEKEENEEMEIGKLREEVKELKGLLGELVGMMQKEREGKGKEAVKIDNPEVESQGVDSQATQVAEDGDGGPSSSSSSSSSSDGK, from the exons ATGGCAAGGTTCGGGGCCTTCTCGCGCCTCTTGGGCTTGGACCGTCCACCCCATCGACACGACCATTGGTGGCACGAACATCGCCGACAAC TCCTTCCCAGCTACCGTGACGACTTCTACGTCTCCGCCATCCCTGCCGAAACCGTCACCGAAATCGCCCTCCGCATCCGACACCTCATCGAAGAATGCGTGCCCCTCGAGCTCCCTGTTGAGAAAATCACCTCTCCGACGAGCAAGATCATCACGAAGAAGGTGATCAAGGCAGCCAAGGAAGCCGGCGGCAAAGAGCACCGATCATGCGTCGTCTACTGCCTTCTCGTCAACAAGCGCTGGTGGAAACACCAAGCCCAAGTCGAACTCTGGGATGCCGACCTACACGCCCTCCGCGCCGTAGCTTGCGAGGTTATTGCCAAACAAATCATCGAGACAGAGGAGGACACCAGCTTCTTGCTTCACGAGGTCCTGTTGAAGCGCTACTCCATCATGATCGATAACAAACCCACCAAGCCGTCCAACGTGATCGAAAAGGCTGTTGACTTGCATGCTCTCAGGGTGATCGGCTCCTCGGGCTATCAAAAGTGTATCAGCTACCTCTGGCGCGGCTGGCTTGTCCAAGACGAGAACGACCCGTCGACCTTTGTCGAATACCGCGACAAGGACAACACCTCCTTCTGGTCGCACTTGGACCCGGACCGCATGCGCGCGCCCATGTACCAAAACTGGACACAGATGCTCATCAGCTTCGTCTACCTCGTTCTCTACACTCTTGCCATGAACAGCGTCAATCCCGGCGGCCACCTTGATGTGGTTGAGGGTCTTTTGTACGCCTTCACCCTCGGTTTCATGTGCGACGAGTTCGCCAAGGTTTGGAAAGCCGGGCCCGCCATCATCGGTTTTTGGTCTGCCTTCAACAGCATTCTCTACGGTCTTTTAACCACGTCTCTAGTCTTCCGCGTCATCGCCTTCTCCCACGACAGCTCCGACGTCGACTGGCGGCAACACTACAACATCCTATCCTACAACTTCCTCGCC gaatccatcatcttcttcgcttTACTTCTGGTCATCATCGTCGGTTTCCTCCAAGCCTTTCTCGGTCTCGACCAAGCAGACGACCAAGTCGTCGAAGACACCATGTTCATTGTGCAATCCATGGCCAACGCCTTGATGCAGTCGCCCGATTTCAGCGGCTTCGAGAAATTCAACCATCCCTTTGGTTTACTTTTGTATTACTGCTTCACTTTTGTAGTTATGGTGATTCTGCTCAACATCCTCATCGCCCTCTACAACTCGGCCTACGAAGACATCTACGACAACGCCAACGACGAGTACCTCGGCATGTTTGCGCAAAAGACGATGCAATTCGTCCGAGCACCAGACGAGAACGTGTTCATCCCGCCGTTTAACCTCATCGAGATCTTTTTGTTGGCCCTTCCGCTGGAGTGGTGGATGAACAAGACTACTTATGAAAAGATCAACGATTGGTGCATGGCTACTATCTACTCCCCCCTCTTGCTGGTCAGCGCCTTCATCGAAGTCAAGACCGCGCAAGAGATTAGGGCCAACCGAGCGCGTGGAGACGGGGATGATGATTCGGTTGAGGAGTGGGAGCAGAGGATGGGAGACCTTGATTTTGAGGCGGATGGATGGGCGAGGAAGGTCGAGAATGCGAAGAGCAAGTTAGTCAAGATgcaagaaggagagatggatgagaaggaggagaatgaaGAGATGGAGATTGGGAAgttgagggaggaggtgaaggaaCTCAAGGGGTTGTTGGGAGAGTTGGTGGGGATGAtgcagaaggagagagagggaaaggggaaggaggctGTGAAGATCGATAATCCAGAGGTTGAGAGTCAGGGAGTTGACAGCCAGGCCACTCAGGTTGctgaagatggtgatggtggtccaagcagcagcagtagtagcagtagcagtagtGATGGGAAGTGA
- a CDS encoding sugar transporter, which yields MASPDPEKAGSPGHGLGGMDHSHQYTENNGMNTIIDENGHEQPPHHGMSIGQYVKTRFTTLKPAMRPAPNPIRLLRMITGRQWAFFGVAFFAWTWDAFDFFTVSLTVEELAKDFGKTNTDITWGITLVLMLRSIGAISFGIAADRYGRKWPFVVNNLLFIVLELGTAFSQTYSQFLACRALFGIAMGGLYGNAAATALEDLPPAARGLMSGLLQQGYAFGYLLATAFARGLVNTTSHGWRPLFWFGACPPVLIIALRLLLPETEIYEQHASVRRTARANGHDKGGVSATFLREGKVAIKKHWLILIYLVLLMAGFNFMSHGSQDLYPTMLRSQYSFSANAVTVTQVVANLGAMSGGIIVGFASQIFGRRISIIVMCIIGGALLYPYTFISSKRLIAAAFFEQFAVQGAWGVIPIHLMELSPGAFRTFVVGTSYQLGNLVSSASSTIESTIGERFPLENGGGKVGYEYGKVICIFMGCVYVYTILLTFVGPEYLGRSFDVSEDEDVREVAGEEVVRGAVIASHMHGHGHGGDAEGSGSGSEGGEGVGGKAQGKEVEVA from the exons ATGGCGTCCCCCGACCCCGAAAAGGCGGGCTCACCCGGACACGGCTTGGGTGGAATGGACCACTCCCACCAATACACCGAAAACAACGGGATGAATACCATCATTGACGAAAATGGCCACGAACAACCACCGCACCATGGCATGTCAATTGGACAGTACGTCAAGACGCGATTCACGACACTCAAGCCGGCGATGCGACCGGCGCCCAACCCGATCAGGCTGTTGAGGATGATCACGGGGCGACAATGGGCTTTCTTTGGGGTTGCTTTCTTTGCTTGG ACATGGGACGCCTTTGACTTCTTCACCGTCTCCCTCACCGTCGAGGAGCTCGCCAAGGACTTTGGCAAGACCAACACGGACATTACCTGGGGCATCACGCTGGTGCTCATGCTGCGCTCCATTGGCGCCATCTCGTTTGGCATTGCGGCCGATCGGTACGGAAGGAAGTGGCCATTTGTGGTTAACAATTTGCTTTTCATTGTTTTGGAGCTG GGCACCGCCTTCTCGCAAACCTACTCCCAATTCCTCGCTTGCCGCGCCCTCTTCGGCATCGCCATGGGCGGTCTCTACGGCAACgctgccgccaccgcccTCGAAGACCTACCCCCTGCCGCCCGCGGCTTGATGTCCGGCCTCCTGCAACAAGGTTACGCCTTCGGCTATCTTTTGGCAACCGCATTTGCCCGCGGGCTGGTCAACACCACCTCGCACGGCTGGCGTCCGCTCTTCTGGTTCGGTGCTTGCCCGCCCGTCTTGATTATCGCATTGCGACTGCTGCTTCCCGAGACAGAGATTTACGAACAACATGCTTCTGTGCGACGCACCGCGCGCGCTAATGGTCACGACAAGGGAGGCGTCAGCGCGACTTTCCTGCGGGAGGGCAAGGTCGCCATCAAGAAGCACTGGCTCATTCTGATCTACCTGGTGCTGCTCATGGCCGGATTCAACTTCATGTCCCACGGCTCCCAGGACTTGTACCCCACCATGCTCCGCTCGCAATACTCGTTCAGCGCCAACGCCGTGACAGTAACCCAGGTCGTCGCCAACCTCGGCGCCATGTCGGGCGGCATCATTGTCGGATTTGCCTCGCAGATCTTTGGCCGCCGCATCTCCATCATTGTCATGTGCATCATCGGCGGCGCCTTGCTGTACCCGTACACCTTCATTTCGTCCAAGAGGctcatcgccgccgccttctttGAGCAATTCGCTGTCCAGGGAGCTTGGGGTGTTATCCCAATTCATTTGATGGAGCTGTCCCCGGGAGCGTTCCGCACGTTTGTGGTGGGTACTTCGTACCAGCTCGGAAACCTGGTGTCGAGCGCTAGTTCGACCATTGAAAGTACCATTGGCGAACGGTTCCCTCTCGAAAATGGCGGCGGAAAAGTGGGGTACGAGTACGGAAAAGTTATCTGTATCTTTATGGGGTGTGTGTATGTCTACACGATTCTCCTGACGTTCGTGGGGCCCGAGTACCTGGGACGCAGCTTTGATGTgagcgaggacgaggatgtaAGGGAGGTAGCAGGCGAGGAAGTGGTGAGGGGGGCTGTTATTGCGAGTCACAtgcatggacatggacacgGAGGGGATGCGGAGgggagtggaagtggaagtgaggGCGGGGAAGGGGTTGGTGGGAAGGCGCAGGgaaaggaggtggaggtggcatAG
- a CDS encoding DUF890 domain-containing protein produces the protein METNKRKAAVEAGDEHNLAGEGELNSPVREPEAKRQKQTNNEDIQGQPAQEATKPIPESDRPHNIRSAPPSGPGTGLGQAVVATGRAPRKWTDEYFRNLYTKDPSFKYLGQKDPDFALFLDSKNQLDFNDPAAVMQLTKTLLKIDYGLKIDLPPDRLCPPVPNRHNYILWLSSLLSSSSYHPHFSPSSNQNNYSRPIIGLDIGTGASAIYPLLGCVQHPSWSFIATDIDAHSLSFAQRNIHLNNLQDRITLLHRTPDQPLIPFDSRILTTRGIDKIDFTMCNPPFYSSPADLLSSAAKKSRPPLTACTGAPVEMVCAGGEVAHIFKMIDESLVLRGKVTWYTSMVGKVTSLETVVDRLRKENINNYAVTELVQGKQTKRWVVGWSFGGMRAGEAEGRGVGGVWKKLLPPVVRMEVGGWKEREKVEKLVERVKQTVEGLELMSWDWSGERMRGVGRASGNVWSRTWRRKREREMKAAEEGKKREDGDGNGTKEEEECKLGFEVVIEVGKDAETKVVLLWREGHDQGLFESLWGYLQGKLKDL, from the exons ATGGAAACCAACAAGAGGAAAGCGGCGGTTGAAGCGGGCGATGAGCACAACCTGgcaggagagggagaatTGAACAGTCCAGTCCGCGAACCCGAAGCCAAACGAcagaaacaaacaaacaatgAAGATATCCAAGGGCAGCCGGCGCAAGAAGCCACCAAGCCGATCCCCGAGTCCGATCGGCCCCACAATATCCGGAGCGCCCCGCCTTCCGGACCCGGAACCGGACTCGGACAGGCCGTAGTAGCAACCGGAAGGGCACCACGCAAATGGACCGACGAATACTTTCGCAATCTTTACACCAAAGACCCCAGTTTCAAATACCTTGGTCAGAAGGATCCCGACTTTGCTCTTTT TCTCGACTCCAAAAACCAACTCGACTTCAACGACCCAGCAGCAGTAATGCAACTGACCAAAACCCTTCTCAAAATCGACTACGGCCTGAAAATCGACCTTCCTCCCGACCGCCTCTGCCCTCCTGTCCCCAACCGGCACAACTACATCCTCTggctttcctctctcctctcctcctcttcttacCATCCCCATTTCAGTCCCTCCTCTAACCAGAACAATTACTCCCGTCCCATCATCGGCCTCGACATCGGCACCGGTGCCTCAGCCATCTACCCCCTCCTCGGCTGCGTCCAACACCCCTCCTGGTCCTTCATCGCCACCGACATCGACGCCCACTCCCTCTCTTTTGCCCAGCGCAACATCCACCTCAACAACTTACAAGACCGCATCACCCTCTTGCATCGCACACCCGACCAGCCACTGATCCCTTTCGACTCCCGCATTCTCACCACGCGGGGTATCGACAAAATAGACTTTACCATGTGCAACCCCCCCTTCTACTCCTCTCCCGCGGACCTTCTTTCCTCCGCCGCCAAAAAGAGCCGACCACCACTAACAGCATGCACTGGCGCCCCCGTCGAGATGGTCTGTGCAGGAGGGGAAGTGGCGCATATTTTCAAAATGATCGACGAGTCGCTTGTCCTCCGCGGAAAAGTGACGTGGTACACGAGCATGGTAGGGAAAGTCACTTCTCTGGAAACAGTAGTGGATAGGCTAAGAAaggagaatataaataattacgcGGTCACAGAACTGGTGCAGGGTAAACAAACGAAGCGGTGGGTGGTGGGATGGAGTTTTGGGGGGATGAGAGCTGGAGAGGCAGAAGGGAGGGGGGTAGGTGGGGTGTGGAAGAAATTGCTGCCGccggtggtgaggatggaggttggagggtggaaggaaagggagaaagTCGAAAAGCTGGTGGAGAGGGTGAAGCAGACGGTGGAAGGGTTGGAGTTGATGAGTTGGGACTGGAGTGGGGAGAGGATGAGAGGAGTGGGGAGGGCGAGTGGGAATGTTTGGAGTAGaacttggaggaggaagagggagagggagatgaaggcggcagaggaggggaagaaaagggaggaCGGTGATGGAAATGggacaaaagaagaagaggagtgtAAATTGGGATTTGAAGTGGTGATTGAGGTTGGTAAAGATGCGGAGACGAAGGTGGTTTTGCTTTGGAGGGAGGGACATGATCAAGGCTTGTTTGAGAGTCTTTGGGGTTATTTGCAGGGGAAGCTGAAGGacttataa
- the ppm-3 gene encoding ribose 5-phosphate isomerase A, variant, translated as MNPHRVTSCIPRRSWSAAAAAARCVHQPGPAFHSAAAAAANFKFNPSTSAPPLRTTIVLQAALPNTFTTQPHRNLHITTAKMSTAPDASAAQQLIEKSKFLAANRAVTEHLSPTYRHIGIGSGSTVIHVVDVISKLGTTITGPMTFYPTGDQSRDLIQAAGFRLGYLSDLSPGHALDVCFDGADEVDPALNLIKGGGACLLQEKLVATAARKFVCVADSRKISNHLGTQWKKGIPIEVFPMAVPQVLGELERLGRLSAQVRSGLPGKAGACVTDNGLRIVDAVFKPLLTELPEGKQEGEEGVWTVDGLARRLIEIPGVAEHGLFYGKSGLEVESGGAQKPVAAYFGMEDGSVMVQTLENGLVKA; from the exons CATGAACCCTCATCGAGTCACGTCCTGTATACCTCGTCGTTCCtggtctgctgctgctgctgctgctcgttGTGTTCACCAACCAGGGCCCGCCTTCCActcagccgccgccgccgccgccaacttCAAATTCAACCCTTCAACATCAGCGCCTCCTCTTCGGACTACCATTGTCCTCCAAGCCG CCCTCCCTAACACTTTTACCACCCAGCCACACAGGAACCT ccACATAACCACCGCCAAAATGTCCACCGCCCCCGATGCATCCGCCGCCCAGCAGCTCATCGAAAAGTCCAAATTCCTCGCCGCCAACCGCGCCGTAACCGAGCACCTCTCCCCCACCTACCGACACATCGGCATCGGCTCCGGCTCCACCGTCATCCACGTCGTCGACGTCATCTCCAAGCTcggcaccaccatcaccggACCCATGACCTTTTACCCCACGGGCGACCAATCCCGCGACCTCATCCAAGCCGCCGGTTTTCGCCTGGGTTACCTCTCCGACCTATCCCCCGGCCACGCGCTCGACGTGTGCTTCGACGGCGCCGACGAAGTCGACCCCGCTCTCAACCTCATcaagggcggcggcgcctGTCTCCTCCAGGAAAAACTCGTCGCCACCGCTGCGCGCAAGTTCGTCTGCGTCGCGGACTCGCGCAAGATTAGCAACCACCTAGGCACGCAGTGGAAAAAGGGAATCCCCATTGAGGTGTTCCCCATGGCGGTGCCGCAGGTGTTGGGCGAGTTGGAGCGACTGGGGCGTCTAAGCGCGCAGGTGAGGTCGGGCCTACCGGGCAAGGCGGGCGCGTGCGTCACGGATAATGGATTGAGGATCGTGGATGCGGTGTTTAAGCCGCTGTTGACGGAACTGCCAGAGGGCAAgcaggaaggggaggagggcgtGTGGACGGTGGATGGGCTGGCGAGACGGTTGATTGAGATTCCGGGCGTGGCGGAGCATGGGTTGTTTTATGGAAAGAGCGGGTTGGAGGTGGAGAGCGGGGGTGCGCAGAAGCCGGTGGCGGCGTACTTTGGGATGGAGGATGGGTCGGTCATGGTGCAGACGCTGGAGAATGGCTTGGTTAAGGCGTGA
- a CDS encoding transcription factor yields the protein MSSVVRSTALRAGGACVRCRKGKTKCVYENGRAPCKNCAKGMHECYLPSESMAHAHGGVAPSNRQQRPRESLPNERIVPTSAGDRGGPPSVGASRHVSTTNEKLTPELLQECERVINKTLPACVAFHKPSCLQQLKNASMEWTLVNALLTTAARHSPAMIRRYGGQLGGAGAAEHFAQKAGQLVMQSLASPSLADIQALCLLVIHEWGCREAVRAYIYLGQAARMIQMYRIVSAQQRNSDPDQFLQDESFRRTLWLIYILDCFLTSSPGRRPALSTHDVVDVALPCADMNFNFGSPVVVRTISGAAPSHAEPGAALSEVGEFGHIVLATQAWRNVVEMMTTTTLETFDDQRCLGLEADIDTLRQSLPPHFADKPGQINLHITMGSGYTYAMIHCLLNCGTIFVNRRRILQVVTDENFTIDAWRMASHTHMQTVDRIFAASHSIIHSLLALEHGADKDIMVCFPIFMLFSAFTAGSTVAYLTLKGLAPSTVTESASSIVRDSLRLCQDGSESWPLVTPWARHLTVMSKVLRDMKVLGRDREAREDSRATMHATSPHIKDDMATPPDNTNPEAMEFDTVPPNSTAPGSQPPNAASPGLPTPTIEGAGGSEVGETPLVRRPGITTINGGSVGAVDTRVATTSPPPHATPVLQHQQMKVDSPSAQSSVSNQGVANAQGASVPPGGADAVDMTANELCQAFERQLLELDDLAAFMGGGV from the exons ATGTCGTCGGTCGTGAGGTCCACGGCCCTCCGCGCTGGAGGAGCCTGTGTTCGGTGTCGCAAGGGCAAGACCAAGTGTGTGTACGAGAACGGCCGAGCACCCTGCAAGAACTGCGCCAAGGGGATGCACGAATGCTATCTTCCCTCGGAGAGCATGGCTCACGCCCACGGAGGAGTCGCACCGAGCAATCGCCAACAACGACCACGGGAAAGTCTCCCCAATGAACGCATCGTGCCCACGTCTGCTGGCGACCGCGGAGGACCCCCGTCCGTCGGTGCGTCGCGTCACGTCTCTACTACCAACGAAAA ACTCACCCCCGAACTCCTCCAAGAATGCGAGCGCGTCATCAACAAGACCCTCCCAGCATGTGTCGCCTTCCACAAGCCCTCCTGCCTACAGCAGCTCAAGAATGCGTCGATGGAATGGACCTTGGTTAATGCCCTCCTCACCACAGCCGCTCGCCATTCCCCGGCCATGATTCGACGATATGGAGGACAACTCGGCGGCGCAGGCGCTGCTGAGCACTTTGCCCAGAAGGCCGGTCAACTGGTGATGCAGTCCTTGGCCTCCCCTAGCCTCGCCGATATCCAGGCCCTCTGCCTTCTCGTCATCCACGAATGGGGTTGCAGAGAGGCTGTTCGTGCCTACATTTATCTCGGCCAAGCTGCTCGTATGATCCAGATGTACAGGATTGTCTCCGCCCAGCAGCGAAACTCCGACCCCGATCAGTTTTTGCAGGACGAAAGCTTTCGCCGTACTCTGTGGCTCATCTACATTCTCGACTGCTTCCTTACCAGCAGCCCCGGCCGTCGCCCCGCTCTTTCGACCCACGATGTTGTCGATGTTGCTTTGCCGTGCGCGGATATGAACTTTAACTTTGGCAGCCCTGTTGTTGTCAGAACCATCAGCGGCGCCGCGCCGTCCCACGCGGAGCCCGGTGCTGCTCTCTCGGAGGTTGGCGAGTTTGGTCACATTGTTCTGGCTACTCAAGCTTGGCGGAACGTTGTCGAGAtgatgaccaccaccactctcgAAACGTTCGACGACCAACGGTGCCTTGGACTGGAGGCCGACATCGATACCCTCCGCCAGTCGCTTCCTCCCCACTTTGCTGATAAGCCCGGGCAGATCAACCTTCACATTACCATGGGCAGTGGCTATACTTACGCCATGATTCACTGTCTCCTCAACTGCGGCACCATCTTTGTCAACCGACGCCGCATCCTACAGGTGGTAACAGACGAGAACTTTACCATCGATGCCTGGCGCATGGCTTCACACACGCACATGCAAACCGTTGACCGCATCTTTGCCGCTTCCCATAGCATCATCCACTCTCTTCTCGCCCTTGAGCACGGAGCCGACAAGGACATAATGGTGTGCTTCCCGATTTTCATGCTCTTTTCAGCCTTTACCGCCGGCTCAACCGTAGCATACCTTACCCTAAAGGGCCTCGCTCCGTCTACCGTGACCGAATCCGCTAGCAGCATCGTTCGAGACAGCTTGCGCCTCTGCCAGGATGGATCCGAGTCGTGGCCCCTGGTTACGCCCTGGGCTCGTCATCTTACAGTTATGTCCAAGGTCTTGCGCGATATGAAGGTACTGGGCCGTGACCGTGAAGCGCGCGAAGACAGCCGCGCCACGATGCACGCTACTTCCCCTCACATTAAAGATGACATGGCCACGCCTcccgacaacaccaaccctGAAGCCATGGAGTTCGATACCGTCCCGCCCAATAGCACCGCTCCTGGGTCGCAGCCACCCAATGCTGCTTCACCCGGGCTTCCCACTCCGACCATCGAGGGAGCAGGTGGTAGCGAAGTTGGCGAAACCCCGCTCGTTAGACGTCccggcatcaccaccattaACGGTGGATCGGTCGGCGCGGTGGATACCAGGGTTGCAACGACTAGCCCGCCGCCGCACGCGACACCGGTACTGCAGCATCAGCAGATGAAGGTGGACTCGCCTAGCGCGCAATCGTCGGTGTCGAACCAGGGAGTGGCCAACGCCCAGGGAGCGAGTGTCCCTCCTGGAGGCGCGGATGCTGTGGACATGACGGCTAATGAACTATGCCAGGCATTCGAGAGGCAGTTGTTGGAGTTGGATGATTTGGCTGCATttatgggtggtggtgtttga
- a CDS encoding XAP5 domain-containing protein, which yields MSDQQQQSQPGSGTSTPNPAASSSSNTATPNPRFAPQNKTVQERVSSSTVGLVNLADFRKRRAEVLEQQHREVREAAIAAARGGSSTATPTLDTDNASSAAATPLDRSATGTPAPGTDAENGTTTGGEGKSEAESKKKTLTGERKAKRVKTKKALVSFGDDEEEGEEEVVVVKKKNAKTPAAEKEDTPNPDGSISEDKKEDTTTSTPNRESSADADASDNVAKKKKIINTSAPIIPRALTKAALRREAAEREAIRREFLAKQAAVKASEIAIPFVFYDGTNIPGGMVRVKKGDHAWLFLDKSRKVGAERGVGQDKILNARRAWARVSVDDLLLVRGSIIIPHHYEFYFFIINKTLGPGNKRLFDYSDDAPIPSSSDPQTSPTAADPAALSTPSSRLAALPDIMTLEGANDDPTFTKVVDRRWYQRNKHIYPASTWQEFDPEKDYQNEIRRDLGGNAFFFSR from the exons ATGTccgaccaacaacaacaatcacaaCCGGGCAGCGGTACCTCGACCCCGAACCCAGCtgcttcatcctcctccaacacgGCGACTCCCAACCCCCGCTTCGCCCCGCAAAACAAAACCGTCCAAGAGCGcgtctcctcctcgacagTAGGACTCGTCAACCTCGCCGACTTTCGCAAGCGACGCGCCGAAGTTCTCGAGCAACAACACCGCGAAGTTCGAGAGGCCGCCATTGCTGCTGCGCGAGGGGGCAGCAGCACAGCCACTCCCACTCTCGACACAGACAATGCCAGCAGCGCGGCTGCGACGCCATTGGATCGATCGGCCACGGGGACACCAGCGCCCGGGACAGATGCAGAGAACGGGACGACAACAGGCGGCGAGGGGAAGAGCGAGGCCGAatcaaagaagaagaccttAACGGGGGAAAGGAAGGCAAAGAGGGTAAAGACCAAGAAGGCTCTAGTAAGCTTTGgcgacgatgaagaagagggggaggaggaggtggtggttgtgaagaagaagaatgcaaagacaccagcagcagaaaAGGAGGATACACCGAACCCCGACGGCTCGATTAGCGAAGACAAGAAAGAGgacacaacaacaagcacacCCAACCGCGAAAGTAGCGCCGACGCTGACGCCAGCGACAATGTcgcaaaaaagaagaaaatcaTCAACACCTCGGCCCCCATTATTCCGCGCGCCCTCACCAAAGCCGCCCTCCGTCGCGAAGCTGCCGAGCGCGAAGCCATCCGCAGAGAGTTTTTGGCCAAGCAAGCGGCCGTCAAGGCTTCCGAGATCGCGATCCCGTTCGTCTTTTACGATGGTACCAACATCCCTGGCGGCATGGTGCGCGTGAAGAAGGGCGACCATGCCTGGCTGTTTCTGGACAAGTCGAGGAAGGTGGGCGCCGAGAGGGGTGTAGGTCAGGATAAGATTTTGAATGCGCGGAGGGCGTGGGCGAGGGTGTCAGTGGATGATTTGTTGTTGGTTAGGGGGAGTATTATCATTCCGCAT CACTACGAATTctacttcttcatcatcaacaaaacCCTGGGTCCCGGAAACAAGCGGCTCTTTGACTACTCCGACGACGCCCCTATCCCGTCGTCCTCAGACCCCCAAACATCCCCAACAGCCGCCGATCCCGCGGCCCTCTCCACCCCATCAAGCCGCCTTGCTGCCCTCCCGGATATCATGACCTTGGAGGGCGCAAACGACGACCCGACTTTCACCAAAGTCGTGGATCGGAGGTGGTACCAGCGCAACAAACACATCTATCCGGCGAGTACGTGGCAGGAGTTTGACCCGGAAAAGGATTACCAGAATGAGATTAGGCGGGATCTGGGCGGGAATgcgtttttcttttcgaggTAG
- the ppm-3 gene encoding ribose 5-phosphate isomerase A, with the protein MSMNPHRVTSCIPRRSWSAAAAAARCVHQPGPAFHSAAAAAANFKFNPSTSAPPLRTTIVLQAALPNTFTTQPHRNLHITTAKMSTAPDASAAQQLIEKSKFLAANRAVTEHLSPTYRHIGIGSGSTVIHVVDVISKLGTTITGPMTFYPTGDQSRDLIQAAGFRLGYLSDLSPGHALDVCFDGADEVDPALNLIKGGGACLLQEKLVATAARKFVCVADSRKISNHLGTQWKKGIPIEVFPMAVPQVLGELERLGRLSAQVRSGLPGKAGACVTDNGLRIVDAVFKPLLTELPEGKQEGEEGVWTVDGLARRLIEIPGVAEHGLFYGKSGLEVESGGAQKPVAAYFGMEDGSVMVQTLENGLVKA; encoded by the exons atgtcCATGAACCCTCATCGAGTCACGTCCTGTATACCTCGTCGTTCCtggtctgctgctgctgctgctgctcgttGTGTTCACCAACCAGGGCCCGCCTTCCActcagccgccgccgccgccgccaacttCAAATTCAACCCTTCAACATCAGCGCCTCCTCTTCGGACTACCATTGTCCTCCAAGCCG CCCTCCCTAACACTTTTACCACCCAGCCACACAGGAACCT ccACATAACCACCGCCAAAATGTCCACCGCCCCCGATGCATCCGCCGCCCAGCAGCTCATCGAAAAGTCCAAATTCCTCGCCGCCAACCGCGCCGTAACCGAGCACCTCTCCCCCACCTACCGACACATCGGCATCGGCTCCGGCTCCACCGTCATCCACGTCGTCGACGTCATCTCCAAGCTcggcaccaccatcaccggACCCATGACCTTTTACCCCACGGGCGACCAATCCCGCGACCTCATCCAAGCCGCCGGTTTTCGCCTGGGTTACCTCTCCGACCTATCCCCCGGCCACGCGCTCGACGTGTGCTTCGACGGCGCCGACGAAGTCGACCCCGCTCTCAACCTCATcaagggcggcggcgcctGTCTCCTCCAGGAAAAACTCGTCGCCACCGCTGCGCGCAAGTTCGTCTGCGTCGCGGACTCGCGCAAGATTAGCAACCACCTAGGCACGCAGTGGAAAAAGGGAATCCCCATTGAGGTGTTCCCCATGGCGGTGCCGCAGGTGTTGGGCGAGTTGGAGCGACTGGGGCGTCTAAGCGCGCAGGTGAGGTCGGGCCTACCGGGCAAGGCGGGCGCGTGCGTCACGGATAATGGATTGAGGATCGTGGATGCGGTGTTTAAGCCGCTGTTGACGGAACTGCCAGAGGGCAAgcaggaaggggaggagggcgtGTGGACGGTGGATGGGCTGGCGAGACGGTTGATTGAGATTCCGGGCGTGGCGGAGCATGGGTTGTTTTATGGAAAGAGCGGGTTGGAGGTGGAGAGCGGGGGTGCGCAGAAGCCGGTGGCGGCGTACTTTGGGATGGAGGATGGGTCGGTCATGGTGCAGACGCTGGAGAATGGCTTGGTTAAGGCGTGA